Below is a genomic region from Populus trichocarpa isolate Nisqually-1 chromosome 15, P.trichocarpa_v4.1, whole genome shotgun sequence.
aacatgcttaaATAAGAAAATCCAACCGaatctcaaatgaaaaaaaattctcatttgctatttttatgcaagaaaagaCAAAACGGGATTCGATTTTCATGCATAAGGAAGGAAGGTTAGATACCTTTGATAGGGTTGTATTTTTGGTTGAAATGGGATGGTGTTTAAACTCCTGAAATACAGTCAGCAGGCCTTCCTCTTGACTGATTGGACTGACTCAGGGAAGGGGTGATCTCCTCCGGAGCATGCTGCATACGAAAAAGAAATGAGATTCCCTTACCTAGTTGTGCGTTAACCTATTGCCATTCCGCCCCCTCACAGGCGTTACAGTGGCGTCCACAGTCAGCCATGACCCAacactattaatattttttggaagtGTTTTGGGTCTGGCTTGTCAATTAGACCCAACAACATTGAGTCCGGCTACTAAAGCTAGACCCAGCGACTTTTGGCAGAGGAGGCCACGCCTCCAGCCGCAATTCTTGACTAAAAACACAGGGAATGAATGCCCCCCAGGGTGCTACAGTGCCGTCCATAGTTAATTGAATCTTGGTCCACAATGCATGTACAAGAAAAAATCCCCATACATTTTAATACATATCAAAGCAACTGTGTAAGTCCACAGTTAATTATATCTTGGTCCATAATGCATGCATGTACAATAAGTCCATAGTGAATTACCTCTTGATCCACAGTGCATTCATGTACAATAGAAATCTCATGCGTTTTaaagttttgttaattaatggTGCACAAGGACAAAGATAACATCGAGGATTTGTAGGAAAAGGCAAATATACTGCATCAGAATAGTTCTATTAATTTATAGACTGGTTCATATCAATTTAAATGTCACTATTATGAAATGCcatatcaaatttttataatgatatataaaaatattttatttcataaaaaaatttaaaatgtatcattctacaaaacttttaaaataattgagctaattttacaaaaaactaGATACGTTGTCCGCGCATGGCTGCAGACTACTTTTGAAAATGCGCTCTGcttttaattataagataattgaaagaaaaaaaaacccactttcTAAGCATGCAATCAAGAGTTGGTAGCATTAAAAAGTATATGATTTGGCTTTCAAGCAACAGATAAATAACATGCAAAAAACTTGCTTAAACTGTCTCAAATTtcatataagaattaaattttaaaatgtaaaggAACATCAATCTACATAGACATTGTTtgagcaactcaaaacaaaaagtGGCATGATAAACAAAAAGAGTATGGTTTGCTCAACTTTTAAGTGAGAAGTGAAGTCCAAGCAACTGTTAACAAGTAAAGAGtaacaaatatttataaaaaaatttaaaatgtatcattctacaaaacttttaaaataattgagctaattttacaaaaaactaGATACGTTGTCCGCGCATGGCTGCAGACTACTTTTGAAAATGCGCGCTGcttttaattataagataattgaaagaaaaaaaaacccactttcTAAGCATGCAATCAAGAGTTGGTAGCATTAAAAAGTATATGATTTGGCTTTCAAGCAACAGATAAATAACATGCAAAAAACTTGCTTAAACTGTCTCAAATTtcatataagaattaaattttaaaatgtaaaggAACATCAATCTACATAGATATTGTTtgagcaactcaaaacaaaatGTGGCATGATAAACAAAAAGAGTATGGTTTGCTCAACTTTTAAGTGAGAAGTGAAGTCCAAGCAACTGTTAACAAGTAAAGAGtaacaaatatttataaaaaaaatttaaaatgtatcattctacaaaacttttaaaataattgagctaattttacaaaaaactaGATACGTTGTCCGCGCATGGCTGCAGACTACTTTTGAAAATGCGCGCTGcttttaattataagataattgaaagaaaaaaaaacccactttcTAAGCATGCAATCAAGAGTTGGTAGCATTAAAAAGTATATGATTTGGCTTTCAAGCAACAGATAAATAACATGCAAAAAACTTGCTTAAACTGTCTCAAATTtcattaagaattaaattttaaaatgtaaaggAACATCAATCTACATAGACATTGTTtgagcaactcaaaacaaaacGTGGCATGATAAACAAAAAGAGTATGGTTTGCTCAACTTTTAAGTGAGAAGTGAAGTCCAAGCAACTGTTAACAAGTAAAGAGTAACAAATATTTATCATTGGCCAAATAGTTTCCTCCATCAGATTCTGCGCGCGCGTgcgcgcacacacacatataGCGAAAAAACTCCtaaatataaaccaaaaaacTTATGCACGTGTCTAATTAAACAACCTAATAACCATTGTgtaaagtaatgaaaaaaaatatcaacaataaaaaaaatgaaattgagaaaaccaagcaaaaaataaagatcaagatATTTCACATCGCAACACGGGTAATTTACATGGTcatgtttaataaattcttctatcaaaataaatttgtaatagaaaaacacataaaatttataatagaaactgacacacacataaaatttattgaacaataattatatatataaaaaacaatgtaagGCTGCAcataacacataaaatttattgaacaataattaaaaaaaacaatacaaggctgcacatataaaaaatcttataaaaaaatcattataaaaaaattaatctatataaaattaaaaaaacaacaacagatGAATCATGCATACCTCTCTAAAAACTAAACACActcaatattatttgaaaataatcacaatctaattaaaatataaaccaaaaatttatttgaaaaaaatatacacaaataatgcattatttttaaaaaaattgaaaaaaaaggaatatatatataaaaagaaccaAGCCAAACGCTTATGGGCTTAGTAAGCCAAGCCTAACGCTTGGCCCAATGAAGCAATGGTCTGCACGCGGGCCTGATGTTCTGTAACACCAGGCCCTAACGCGGGtcctttttaaaagtttaataggACGGACAATGCATCGTCCGctccaaatattttaaaaaaaatgacgcGTTGCCTACTCCAACCCAAAACGGGGTCTGTCGTTGTTACacttaaaatctcattttcaacCCAAAACACTTAGAAAACATCCTAGAAACCTTATTAAACCAATCCATAGCCACCAAAAAGCCAACAAACCTTCCCAAACCCTGAAAATcacccaaaacaaaaattcttctcGAGTTCAGATTTGTTGTTTTAGGTGTTATCAAGGAAAAAACACCTAAACGTAACCCTCCTCATTATATGGAacattttgacacaaaaatcaactATTTTGATGGCTGAAATCTTTCATAAtgatcactttttttctttaagccgGAATTCAgcgactccctctctctcctctcaatAGAAAAGGaccgaaaaaaaaagaaaatgaatttagaTACCAAAATGTATTGTCTTGAAATTCAAGGGGctgttttattattaaatgaaaCAGTTTGACACAAACATCTCTTATTTTAGTGGCCTAAATCAGTGccaataacaagtttttttttctaccgTCGGAATCCGgcaactcttttttctttcatttctcaatcaaggattaaaaaataataaaaataaatttttgtatcaaaatgaaattgaaacaatttCAAGGGATCAAATTGTAGAATTTGCTTGATAAAATTTGTTAGATTTCGTGCATGTTTTTACATAACATATGCCAAGTACCATATTCTTTATGCTGATTTGCTTTATCCCGACAAAATTGTCTTTGCAAGCTAGGTAAAGGATCATGGTGGGATTTAAGAATAGGTACATGGTAATGGAAGttttcttggatccaaatcgaGATCTTGGAGTAGATGATCCTATTATAATAACACAATATAATGTTTCAAAAGCGATTAAAGACAGTATTCTTGTAAACTTTAGGGAGTGTGGTTTGGCTTCATCCCCTGGATCGTTCCAAGGTACGTAATTTGTTGCCAGTTCAAGTTTTCCGCTGCTTGCAAACTTACCTTTACCTCACTGTAAAATCTTCTCTCACCCTTCTATGTCTGGGTTATGTGCAGTCAAGTATGTGAATCCGATTACCAAGCTATATATCATCAGAACCTCACGAGAGGAGTACCAAAAGGTCTGGTCTGCAATTACCATGGTTAGGCGCGTTGGTAACTGCCCAGTTCTATTCAACCTGCTAGATCTAAGTGGTgagtttcttccttttcttctcccctCTCTCCTTTTTGAGCCGACCTAAGTGGTAAGCTGAAAACTGTTCATTAGCAAATTGATAATGAAGAGAactagaacaaagaaaaaaaattagttagacCCGCAAACTTCCTGCCATCTGTGATCAATTTGATGTCCATGTGGGTTCATGTGTTTTTGCAACAATATAACCTTTCAGTTAATcccaaaaataaactatttccAATTGATCACAATGTTCTAATAtgttttattctgattttaCTTCCTTTGCGGGCATTGGATCTTTTACTCagcttttctctttaattttgctTGTCCTTGTTGTTCTAGGAAGTATCAAGGCCTGTAAAGTTGCTGCCTTGAAGTGTGATGAAATGAAATTTGAGCACTACAAACTTGCAGCTGGAGCACCTCTCTCTCCTGATGTTAATCAGCACATGCAAAACTGTCTTGAAAAGATCAACATTTTGGAGCACTGAGCCATGTGTTGGTCGTAACCTACTGGCCTGCCAAATTTTGGAGCACTGCTTTGTTTTGCACAACTCATGAACAGTTTCAAACTGGCGATTTCTGATCCATCCCTTTCAGCTTTTCTTTGTCTTTGGGGTTGTTAAATCTCAGATGTTTGAAATCATACTAGCTGACCCATTTTGTTTCAGAGCATCATTTCAAGAACTTGTCCAGGTGAGAGTGCCTGTGAAGAACCTTTGAGATCCTCTGTACCTGGATCTTGTGCATCCTTTATCAAAGCAGCTgctttgtgcttttttttttttcattttgaactgGTGTACTTCTTCCATATCGTTTTACATTTTGAAGGTGAAGTTTTATCTGGCCATCATTAGCAAAAGCTGATACACGTTTGGGAGTCCACATCTAATAATGATTATTATGAATGCTACTGAAATGTTATTGACCACAATGTATCAAATCACAGAACAATTTATTCCAAGAGTTCTATCTTTCTTTTGATATACATTCTCTATTCCTAATTTCtgtaaaacagaaaaaatgagTGGACAAGGAATGAATATCTCTTCCACTGGTGCTGCGGCATAAATTTGGAGAACTTATTTAGCAGTAAAGAGTCTCATAGATTGCATCTGCATTTGTGTATCTGATGTTATGAAGATGGCTTGATGACCATCACTAAACTGCTGTCAAGTGTGCTTTACAAGTGATGGTAAATATTTTCCTCTGCAGAAAATATTTGGAGAGTTTATCCTTAGTCTCatgaaatttttagaatttacttCTGCTATAACAATCATCCATGGATATCACACATGAATAATGATTAGGAGAATTTGCATACTGACTGCTTGTTCAAATTAACGGAACTCAGTTTTCATACAGTTCTACACTTGGTGGAGAGTAAAGACTTGCCCTCAAGTTATTATTTGTGACTATACTGACGCCATGTTTCTTTTCCAagtgaattttcttttatttagtttCCCCTGATCCTCGTATCACCGGAGTAAAGAGGGGATTGCTAAGCGTCAGGCAAAGTGACTTTTTATCAGCTGGGCTGATGACCATTGACCTGAAAGTAAAGCAATGGTGTCATGTAGATGCGTAATCAACTGTTTGGTGTTGGTCGTAAAAGGCAACCTTAATTAGAATGCAAGGATCTGCTAACAAGAACAAATAGCCAAGGATGGTCGAGTTGCTGCTCTAAGGATCTAGTCCAttcttgacaatatttttttttatttttatttgcttatggAAAGAAATGCAAACAACAAATCTTATCAATTTATAAATCCTTAGCTTAATATTCTTACatcaaataaatacataattcTTAGATTACAATGTTGACCTGGTATGATTTATTCCTCGCTGGGATTCTCTTGTTGATAACTGAGATGAACGCCTGCTAGAGAGGGTGATAGGTGGAAGACGGAAGGCAGCTATAAATCATAGGTGGAAAGATGTGTTTGCGTCCGCGTAAGAATCCTATTACTTGCACTATCATAAGGATCGAATGGGGAGAGCAATTCTTGATTACACACTGGTTCCTTTGGGACTTGTTACGATGGTGGCATACCACATATGGCTTCTTTATCGAATCATGAAGCACCCCACCAAGACTGTCATTGGCATCAATGCTATCAATCGCCGCTTCTGGGTTCGAGCCATGATGGAGGTCTTATACATATGCATATATCCCtattcatttcttatttttcttgttatatatTTCTTGATCATCTTTGTCACGAACAGAAGGAAAGAAGGCACAAACGAGCAAGGGGGAAACTGAAAcaggattttgaatttaaataaatggaACCAAACGGCTGCGTTTTGTGCagcttcattttatattttagtaggCCAGCTGGTACAGCCACGTAGTGATGCCACGCTGGCATTTACAATATTGTCTTTAAATTCCCTAATCATTGTAACAGAAAGGTGTGGAAAATTATAACAGAATTCTTAGATTCTATTCCctgttctctctttctctcaacaCGTTCTGAACGTGATAACCTTCTTCTCCCTTCTCAAACCTCTTCCCCCCTTCGTTCTTCCCTTGCTTTATTCAAGGCTTCCAGTTAACCTGCagcaaattggtatcagagccctcaTCTTTGGATTCAACAAATGGCACCAGAAACTAGATCCCAAGATGTAAGAAGAATGGATGATTCTTTGGAAGCTGCTAATCAAAGAGTCAATGGAATAGAAGTCAAGTTGCACGCTCAGTCAGATGACCTAGCCCAGCTGAAAGCCATGATGAAGGAAATGGCAAATCAACAAATCTCTATTAAACAAACTCTGCAAACCTTGGCGGGTGAAGCAAGTTCCTCCCAGCATGTTCGAATGCCCCAACACCCTGCTCCGGCCAGCAACCAAGATTGGACAGGAGAAGGACCACCTACCTACAGGTCACGCAGACCCCGGCGAGATTTCCCTTTTTTGAAGGGGAAGAAGTGCATAAATGGTTGTACAAATGCAACCAGTATTTCGACTTAGAAGAAATTCCTGAGACTGACAAACTGAAACTAGCTTCATATTATTTGGATGGCTTGGCACTTTACTGGCATCAGAATTATACCAGAAACCTAGAAGGACATGAGGTTACATGGGCAGAATATGTGGATGCATTGTGCTGTCGATTTGGAGGTCAAAAGGACCCCTTAGAAGAACTCACTGAGCACAAGCAGGAAGGAGACTTGGAAGGTTATATCAGGGACTTTGATATGCTATGGAATAGAGCACAAATCTCAGAGAAGCAGGCCTTGGTGTTCTTCCTAGGAGGCTTGGAGGTAGAAATCAAGAACCTAGTAAAAATGTTCGAGCCAAAATCACTCAAACAAGCTTACAACCTAGCTAGGTTGCACAACAATACCCTTACATACCGAAAAATCACCCCTCATTACCCAAAACAACATAGCCAGGCAAGTTCCAACTTCCAGCCTGCAAAATTTACATATCCTGCCAACACTTACAAGACCAACCCCAGTCACCCCCTCAATCCTTCAAAACCTTCCCCACCAGCCTTGTTGCCTACTCCTACCAACCCACCCTTCAACAATAATAATGTATACCCTAACCAAAAACCTGCCAGACCTATCAGAACCAAAGAAATGGATGAAAGAAGAGCCAAGGGCCTATGCTTTTGGTGTGATGATAAGTTCGTACCAGGGCATAGATGCAGAAACCGCAAGCTATATTCCCTCTGTATAGTAGAGGATGATGGAGATAATTCATCAGAAGAAGAGGAAACCATGGAGGCAAGGAGTACAGAAAATCTCACCCCTCATCTATCTCTCCAAGCAATCCATGGCACAGCAAGATGTCAAACCATCAAGGTATGGGGAAAGATAGACAAATGTCCCATCTTAATCTTGATTGATTCGGGCAGTACTCATAACTTCATCCATGCTGATCTGATGGACAAACTTGAATGCCCCACGACAACCATAAAGCCTATGGTGGTGGAGGCAGCTAATGGTGGCACCATGTCTTGCACTTCAGTATGTAAGAACCTGCAGTGGAAGATGCAAGGAGTTCAGTTCCAGGCAGACATATATGTTATGAAGTTACAAAACTATGATATGATTTTGGGAATCCAATGGTTGAAGCTGCTAGGAAATGTATTGTCCAACTATGAAGATAGATGAGTATCCTTTTGGTGGCAGAATAGAGAAGTAACTTTAAGAGGAGAAAATCCTAGAATTGCTCAATCTATACGCCTAGAGGAACTAAATGGACTGCTTAGCACTGAAACCTTATTATCTGAAGTCAGGCTTTGCAGCTTGAGAGTGGTGGGAAAGGCTGATTTGGTAAACCCTGCTCAGGGAATACCACATGCTGGGGAAGACAATGAGGACTCACCATTACAGACTCTACTAACAGCCTACTAGCATATTTTTTGTGATCCCCGAGGGTTGCCCCCAGCTAGGAGACATGATCACAAAATACCCCTGAAGGACGAGAGCTAGGCTGTCAATTTGAGATCCTACAGATACTCAGGATTACAAAAGGATACTCTAGAGACTTTAGTGGCTGAAATGCTGGAGGCAGGCATAGTGCAGCCCAGCAACAGTCCATTTGCCTCTCCAGTGGTGCTTGTGAAAAAGAAGGATCAGACTTGGCGATTTTGTGTTGATTTTAGAGCCCTCAACAAGATCACTATCAAAGATAAGTACCCTATTCCTATAATAGATgaactgctagaagaactagaaGGGGCTGCCATCTTTTCGAAAATTGATCTAAGGGCAGGTTACCATCAGATTCGCATGGTCTCAGaagatgtttttaaaacagCCTTTAGAACACATAATGGCCACTATGAGTTCCTAGTCATGCCCTTTGGCTTATCTAATGCACCGGCCACCTTCCAAAGTttaatgaatgatatttttcgaGATCATTTGAGgaagtttattttagttttctttgatgATATATTAGTTTACAGTAAAACCATGGCCGACCACTTACAACACCTTAGATTGGTATTTGAATTGCTATGTACCCATCAATTAGTAGCCAAGGAAAGTAAGTGTGTGTTTGGGACACGACAGATGGAATACTTGGGACATGTAATCACCAAAGAAGGAGTAGCAACAGACCCACACAAGGTTATTGCTATCTTGCAATGGCCCATACCTACAACCATCAAACAACTTAGAAGTTTCCTAGGCTTAACAGGGTATTATAGAAAGTTTGTGCAAGGTTATGGAACTATTTGCAGACCCCTTACTCAGTTACTACAAAAAGACTCCTTTAAATGGACAAACACAGCCACCTTGGCCTTCAAACAGCTCCAAGCCGCAATGTCCCAACCCCCTGTGCTAGCCCTGCCTAATTTTGACAAAACATTTGTAGTAGAAACCGATGCTTCAGGAGTGGGTATAGGGGGGGTACTGATGCAAGAAGGACACCCCATTGCATTTGTAAGCAAAGCCTTAGGTCCTAGACAGCTAGCCCTGTCCACTTATGAGAGGGAGTTGCTGGCCATTGTTTTTGCTGTTACAAAATGGAAGCACTACCTATGGGGCAGAAGGTTTCTCATCAGGACAGACCACTCCAGCCTCAAATTCCTGCTAGACCAGAAGACTACACATGTTGCCCAACAGGTATGGCTAACTAAGCTATTGGGtttgattatgaaattgaatataGAAGGGGTAAAGACAATCTAGTTGCAGACGCCCTCTCCAGAATTTCTCACAATGAGTTGGGTGCATTAACCCTTTCATCCATTTCCACCTCTCTCATGGAAGACATTAAGAAGACTTGAGACACTGATCACAACCTGAGACAGCTTATAGCAGACCTCACCAAGGATGCTAGCTCACACTCCAACTACTCATGGGTTAATAACACTCTCATTCGAAAGGGGAAGGTGGTAGTGGGACAAGCACCGAACTTACATCATCAACTTATCAAACTCTATCATGACTCTGCAGTAGGGGGGGCATTCAGGAGCTACGgttacttcaaaaaaattagggCAGGTGTTCTATTGGAAGAAACTCCAAAAGCTGGTGAGGCAATACGTTAGGGAATGTCCAGTTTGTCAACAGAACAAGGGGGAAAATGTCAAGCCTCCAGGTCTACTGCAACCATTACCAGTACCACATGCTCCTTTTATAGATATTAGCATGGATTTTATTGATGGACTGCCAAAATCAGAAGGGAAGGAAGTCATTTTTGTGGTGGTCGACAGGTTTAGTAAGTATGCCCATCTTATGGCCCTCATCCCACCCCTACTCTGCCATTACAGTAGCCAAGGTCTTTATGGAAAATGTGTATAAATTGCATGGGATGCCAGCAACAATTGTGAGTGACAGAGACAACATTTTTCTCAGCCAGTTTTGGAAGGAGTTATTCAAACAGCAGGGAGTCAATTTGCAATACTCTACAGCCTATCATCCATAGTCTGATGGACAGACAGAAGTGGTCAATAAATGCATCGAGGGCTACCTAAGATGCATGACAGGAACCATCCCTGCACAATAGGGACGCTGGCTGAGCTCCTGTGAATGGTGGTACAATACAAACTACCACTCCTCTACTAAGAAGACACCCTACGAGATCTTATATGGAATGGGGCCTCCAGTTCACATTCCCTATACGCCTAAGGATTCACCCGTGGAGGCTGTGGACCAGTATTTAACCCAAAGAGAAGACATGTTCAAACTCATCAGGAGCAATTTATTGCAAGCACAAAACCGAATGACACAGCAAgccaacaagaaaagaagcGAAAGGATGTTTTCTGAGGGTGACTTAGTCTATCTGAAACTACAACCGTATCGACAGAAATCGGTTCACAGGCGACCCTCTTACAAATTATCAGCAAAGTATTATGGCCCCTACACAATCATCAAGAAAATTGGAACAGTGGCATATAAACTACAATTACCTGCTACTGCCGTGATCCACCCCGTCTTTCACGTTTCCCAATTAAAGAAGCATGTAGGCAACCATGTGGTGCAGTCCGATCTCCCTATTGTCTCAGCACAACCCCTGCTACAACCACAGAAAATTGTTGAGAGACGAATGGTCAAAAAGGGAAATACAGCATCAACTCAGTTTTTGATTATATGGAAAAACTTACCCTTGACAGAAGCAACCTGGGAGGATGCTGAGGAGTTTGGGTGGCGATTCCCTCAATTCcaccttgaggacaaggttgATTTCATGGACGGGGCATTGTCACGAACAGAAGGAAAGAAGGCACAAACGAGCAAGGGGGAAACTGAAacatgattttgaatttaaataaatggaACCAAACGGCTGCGTTTTGTGCagcttcattttatattttagtaggCCAGCTGGTACAGCCACGTAGTGATGCCACGCTGGCATTTACAATATTGTCTTTAAATTCCCTAATCATTGTAACAGAAAGGTGTGGAAAATTATAACAGAATTCTTAGATTCTATTCCctgttctctctttctctcaacaCGTTCTGAACGTGATAACCTTCTTCTCCCTTCTCAAACCTCTTCCCCCCTTCGTTCTTCCCTTGCTTTATTCAAGGCTTCCAGTTAACCTGCAGCAATCTTTCAGGATGAAGCAGTACTGACCATCAGGATTTAATTGTAATGGTGCAGGACGTGTCCAAGAATTGAGTTCTCGCAGTGCAGACGCTGAGAAACAATATAATGGCATCCACCGTCTTGGCATCAACAGCCATCATGCTCAGCTCCCTTATTGCCGTTCTCATGACAAGCGGTAGCGGGGACAAGTCAGCCAGGAATTTTGTGTTTGGGGACAGGAGTGAGTTAGGGTTGTCTAGAGTTAGGGTTGTCTATCAAGTTCTTCTCAATACTGGTGTGCTTCCTGGTGGCATTCTTGCTGAATGTGCACTCAATCAGGTACTACAGCCATGCAAGTATCCTCATCAACGTGCCCTTCAAGAAGATGTGCCTTGATCATCGCCATCAGCATCTCAGCACCGAGTATGTGGCTAGGTCCGTGAACAGGGGTAGCTATTTCGGgataggggtgagaaaaaaaaaattattaaaccaagaaaactagaaaaaaaataattgaaacaaccgaaccgtgaaaaaaaaatcaaaaccgaactgaattggtttttttacaattcgatttttttaattat
It encodes:
- the LOC7464486 gene encoding probable ribonuclease P/MRP protein subunit POP5, with translation MVGFKNRYMVMEVFLDPNRDLGVDDPIIITQYNVSKAIKDSILVNFRECGLASSPGSFQVKYVNPITKLYIIRTSREEYQKVWSAITMVRRVGNCPVLFNLLDLSGSIKACKVAALKCDEMKFEHYKLAAGAPLSPDVNQHMQNCLEKINILEH